The following are encoded in a window of Rubellicoccus peritrichatus genomic DNA:
- a CDS encoding Gfo/Idh/MocA family oxidoreductase has product MKTVAVIGCGKFIEGKVGWAIGHAHASGYTNCGIPVRLTGVDLSAENLEAFGNKFNVPTNQLFTSTDALYGAGVPDVVSICTWPGLHAPMAIEAMERGVKGLIIEKPLALDVDQINAIRQKAKETNTVISVAHQRRHEPAFQTFKKIIETKRLGEQVRVEACVGGNWDVLSWTTHWFDMANFLLGETPQYMLAGMDVTDKRIYGHACENASIVFAEYSNGNSGVFLTGPLDEISVRLTGPNGIAMQRGDDILVCTSEGVETIPLETGHEAFRTVCAELLQAIDGGPEPLCSLKNCAVATEMAYAAQESARTQRKVELPVSTGFAPIELMQHPTQSLLRRKRVLVYADAHFGSGGREGLTEAIESLTETQTLVIDAEQQSLTQADTGETDFIVIYHTQKEANSETRNALEKWVNQGKPLIIVHAGLGAWPEWNTYHEWCGLIWEWGKSSHPHSPINLEPETGNPLNFNFGKAWLPRDEVFVQLKSIKPVTIGLHARLDSGESYPAAWRSVETPNVAAWMPGHRRDSWSAPGMRQGLEALILSLLKSTST; this is encoded by the coding sequence ATGAAAACAGTCGCAGTTATTGGTTGTGGTAAATTTATAGAAGGAAAAGTCGGCTGGGCCATCGGCCACGCCCATGCTTCGGGTTACACCAATTGTGGAATTCCTGTAAGGCTCACGGGCGTAGACCTTTCAGCCGAAAACCTCGAAGCCTTTGGAAACAAATTCAATGTCCCGACAAACCAGCTCTTTACATCAACCGATGCCCTCTACGGAGCAGGAGTTCCGGATGTCGTCAGCATTTGCACCTGGCCCGGACTTCATGCTCCAATGGCCATTGAAGCGATGGAGCGCGGAGTCAAAGGGCTGATCATTGAAAAGCCACTCGCCCTGGACGTCGACCAGATCAATGCCATCCGCCAAAAGGCCAAGGAAACAAACACCGTCATTTCGGTCGCACACCAGCGCAGACACGAACCTGCCTTCCAGACTTTCAAGAAAATCATCGAAACAAAACGACTCGGCGAACAGGTCCGGGTGGAAGCTTGTGTGGGTGGAAACTGGGATGTGCTCTCGTGGACGACACACTGGTTTGACATGGCCAATTTCCTGCTGGGAGAAACACCGCAATACATGCTCGCCGGAATGGATGTAACAGACAAGCGCATCTATGGGCATGCTTGTGAAAACGCATCGATTGTCTTTGCCGAATACTCCAATGGGAATAGCGGTGTTTTCCTGACCGGACCACTTGATGAAATATCCGTTCGACTCACCGGCCCGAATGGAATCGCAATGCAGCGAGGCGATGACATTCTAGTTTGCACAAGTGAGGGCGTGGAGACAATCCCACTCGAAACCGGTCATGAAGCCTTTAGAACAGTATGCGCAGAACTGCTTCAAGCCATCGATGGAGGGCCGGAACCATTATGCTCCCTCAAAAATTGTGCCGTTGCCACCGAAATGGCCTATGCCGCTCAGGAGTCTGCACGCACGCAACGAAAAGTCGAACTGCCCGTATCAACAGGCTTTGCTCCAATAGAACTGATGCAGCATCCCACACAATCTTTGCTGCGACGAAAACGCGTACTCGTTTATGCAGATGCACATTTTGGTTCAGGTGGTCGCGAAGGCCTGACTGAAGCGATTGAGAGCTTAACTGAAACCCAAACACTCGTAATTGATGCAGAACAACAAAGCCTGACTCAAGCAGACACCGGAGAAACAGATTTCATCGTAATATATCATACACAGAAAGAAGCAAACTCTGAAACACGCAACGCGTTAGAAAAGTGGGTCAATCAAGGCAAACCGTTGATCATCGTTCATGCCGGACTGGGAGCCTGGCCGGAGTGGAACACATACCATGAATGGTGTGGACTCATCTGGGAATGGGGAAAATCTTCCCACCCTCACAGCCCAATCAATCTGGAGCCAGAAACAGGCAATCCGCTTAACTTCAATTTCGGTAAGGCCTGGCTTCCGCGGGACGAGGTCTTTGTTCAACTCAAGTCGATCAAGCCAGTAACCATCGGACTGCATGCCAGGCTGGATTCCGGCGAGAGTTATCCTGCCGCCTGGCGGTCAGTCGAAACGCCTAATGTGGCGGCATGGATGCCGGGGCACCGTCGAGATAGTTGGTCGGCACCTGGCATGCGCCAAGGACTGGAAGCATTGATTCTTTCCTTACTTAAATCGACATCAACCTAG
- a CDS encoding AraC family transcriptional regulator, producing MLEDVPPIHPLETVTGESDFAWLKPLDGVSDNVQNQWLRSLVVEPVCAYHWRGKPGWELEPRSVGDSMWFYFISGRGRAQVGSESKPFKFGPGSMIIIPKGRWHWIKLREREGMEMCSVHFHARSMGGFDAMEWLGFPPLVSDSKEGLVRLLSLQMAAEHGRKMSGFSLSLKSMITTVLFWVARCYGDLFTPKIFGHSSSGVEVVGKALEYIGQNYQEPTLSVGEMAQHCGVSSEYLRRLTGRYLNLSPRGLIVARRLEQSRSQLHLTNITVAEIADTCGFAEAAYFHRCFKQAYGVTPLAFRRGRYG from the coding sequence ATGCTGGAAGATGTTCCACCGATACATCCATTGGAGACCGTGACTGGAGAATCGGATTTTGCCTGGCTGAAGCCGTTGGATGGAGTTTCAGATAATGTGCAGAATCAATGGCTTCGAAGTCTTGTAGTTGAGCCGGTTTGCGCCTATCACTGGAGGGGAAAGCCGGGGTGGGAATTGGAACCTCGATCCGTCGGAGACAGTATGTGGTTTTACTTTATTTCCGGGCGAGGCAGGGCTCAAGTTGGTAGTGAGAGTAAGCCGTTTAAGTTTGGCCCTGGAAGCATGATCATCATTCCGAAAGGCCGATGGCATTGGATTAAACTAAGAGAGCGTGAAGGCATGGAGATGTGCTCTGTTCATTTTCACGCTCGATCAATGGGCGGTTTTGATGCGATGGAGTGGCTGGGTTTTCCGCCTTTAGTGAGTGACTCCAAGGAGGGTTTGGTGCGCTTGCTTTCATTGCAAATGGCAGCCGAGCATGGTCGGAAAATGTCTGGTTTCTCTTTGTCTCTGAAAAGCATGATAACTACGGTTTTATTTTGGGTAGCTCGCTGTTATGGCGATTTGTTCACGCCTAAAATATTCGGACATTCGAGCAGTGGAGTGGAAGTCGTTGGGAAGGCTTTGGAGTATATTGGCCAAAACTACCAGGAGCCTACTCTTTCGGTGGGAGAGATGGCGCAGCATTGTGGCGTTTCGTCAGAATATCTGCGTCGGCTGACAGGGCGTTATCTGAATTTATCACCACGGGGGCTGATTGTTGCAAGAAGACTGGAGCAGTCACGATCGCAATTACATCTGACAAATATAACCGTGGCTGAGATTGCTGATACATGTGGTTTTGCGGAAGCAGCATATTTTCATCGCTGCTTTAAGCAGGCATATGGTGTGACTCCATTGGCGTTTCGGCGTGGGAGATATGGATAA
- a CDS encoding helix-turn-helix transcriptional regulator encodes MEIYEEIMNQAKHGDVIFSANTPVTQPSLFHLSSFEFKSLKSTDKIDRNLLRSTAKVNRCLLLLSGNITLKDAYGKRVLEPGNVLLSSGSDALDFPIPSIQEDIIYIRLSVSGEIALNAFHYISRSFGPAQKLPLNCQTFKAALRLTQFLKSDDAKNPYRTSAEAYHWFQNWWSDLDRLANARIRKIRHHATPENLVKTGLVTVKAYAQFLGNTNSHLSEKLSKSWNVAPGKALRMARLSEAARLLEKTELSINEIAEKMGYSSASSFIRAFKVTYSVTPSAYRIQHTAQNASA; translated from the coding sequence ATGGAAATATATGAAGAGATCATGAACCAGGCGAAGCATGGTGATGTTATCTTTTCCGCAAATACTCCGGTAACCCAACCCTCGCTTTTTCATCTCTCCTCCTTTGAATTCAAAAGCCTTAAAAGCACTGACAAAATAGACCGCAATCTCCTCCGGTCTACTGCGAAAGTAAATCGATGCCTGCTATTACTCTCTGGTAATATCACTCTGAAAGACGCTTATGGCAAAAGGGTTTTAGAGCCTGGTAATGTCTTACTTTCCTCAGGCTCCGACGCGCTTGATTTCCCAATCCCATCGATCCAGGAAGACATTATTTATATTCGCCTGAGCGTTTCAGGCGAAATTGCGCTAAACGCCTTTCATTATATTTCCAGGTCTTTCGGACCTGCGCAGAAGCTTCCACTGAATTGCCAAACATTCAAGGCTGCACTCAGACTGACTCAATTCCTTAAAAGTGATGACGCGAAGAATCCATATCGAACCTCCGCAGAGGCCTATCATTGGTTTCAAAACTGGTGGAGTGATCTGGATCGGCTTGCAAATGCCAGAATCAGAAAAATTCGGCACCATGCCACACCTGAGAATCTGGTTAAAACCGGACTCGTCACCGTAAAAGCATACGCCCAATTTCTCGGCAACACAAACTCTCACCTCTCCGAGAAACTCTCCAAGTCGTGGAATGTTGCTCCCGGAAAAGCACTACGTATGGCACGCTTAAGTGAAGCAGCCCGCCTTCTGGAAAAAACAGAATTATCTATCAATGAAATTGCCGAGAAAATGGGTTACTCTTCAGCAAGCTCCTTTATCCGTGCATTCAAGGTCACCTATTCAGTAACTCCAAGCGCATATCGCATTCAGCATACTGCCCAGAACGCGTCAGCATAA
- a CDS encoding glucosamine-6-phosphate deaminase, whose amino-acid sequence MNTEVFQSKKTMGDSAARHGAAAIRKAISKKGHANIIVATGASQFDTLSCLVQEQDIDWKKITGFHLDEYVDIPDSHPASFRRYLKERFVDALPMGLKAFHYVNADSGNPESECKRLESILSQHEIDVAFVGIGENGHLAFNDPPADFETNDSYIVVDLDEACRRQQMNEGWFPSLETVPKRAISMSISQIMKTKTIVTSCPDERKAKAVADSVNGPISNQVPASILQKHPDCTLYLDRASASLLNT is encoded by the coding sequence ATGAACACTGAAGTATTTCAATCGAAGAAAACAATGGGCGACAGCGCTGCCAGACACGGGGCAGCAGCCATCAGAAAAGCCATTAGTAAGAAAGGCCATGCCAATATTATTGTCGCCACCGGCGCCAGTCAATTTGACACACTAAGCTGCCTTGTCCAGGAGCAGGATATCGACTGGAAGAAAATAACCGGGTTTCACCTTGATGAATACGTCGACATTCCAGATTCGCATCCAGCAAGCTTTCGCCGCTACCTGAAAGAACGCTTCGTGGATGCCCTCCCCATGGGCTTAAAAGCATTTCACTATGTCAACGCTGACTCGGGTAATCCTGAATCCGAATGCAAACGTCTAGAATCCATTCTCTCACAACATGAAATCGACGTCGCATTTGTCGGAATTGGTGAAAACGGGCACCTGGCTTTCAATGACCCACCTGCCGATTTCGAGACAAACGATTCCTATATTGTGGTTGATCTGGATGAAGCCTGCCGACGACAGCAAATGAATGAAGGCTGGTTCCCATCATTGGAAACGGTTCCGAAAAGAGCGATTTCAATGAGCATATCCCAGATCATGAAGACGAAAACTATTGTTACGTCCTGCCCGGATGAGCGAAAAGCAAAAGCAGTCGCAGATTCAGTCAATGGCCCCATATCAAACCAGGTCCCTGCTTCAATTCTACAAAAGCACCCGGACTGCACACTCTATTTGGACAGAGCATCAGCAAGCCTTCTGAACACTTGA
- a CDS encoding PEP-CTERM sorting domain-containing protein: MRLPKIVIPSLLPLLFVGLNAQTIFSDNFDTLDGFTISPDPATATAGVTLVNSGTTPQNNAGTGNGMRVYDFDAVSGNEAESSTNFSNPGQTAGIKVEFDYFNNDQHTGTFDIVRFGLANEGSDPAAFATIPFFVDFRSDDRIRVFFDGGNVLTASTGASSTAVSFALVVNPSTTESLSYTALDGSGQRTIGTETFDVYFDNTIVGTDPDGFDFLSAANYTPADGLGALGWFTGSAADIDYTFDNLVVTSLIPEPSTYGAILGAGALALCIYMRRRSKCTRV; this comes from the coding sequence ATGAGACTCCCTAAAATCGTAATCCCTTCGCTTCTGCCACTCCTCTTTGTTGGCTTGAATGCTCAAACAATTTTTTCGGACAATTTCGATACTCTTGATGGCTTCACGATTTCTCCGGATCCAGCCACTGCGACTGCCGGTGTCACTTTGGTGAATTCAGGAACGACACCACAAAATAATGCGGGCACTGGAAATGGTATGCGCGTTTATGACTTTGATGCAGTTTCCGGCAATGAAGCCGAGTCGAGCACGAACTTTAGTAATCCGGGCCAGACAGCCGGAATCAAAGTCGAATTCGATTACTTTAACAACGATCAGCATACTGGCACCTTCGATATTGTTCGGTTTGGCCTCGCCAATGAAGGCAGCGACCCAGCTGCTTTTGCCACGATTCCATTTTTCGTCGATTTTCGTTCCGATGATCGCATACGTGTCTTTTTTGATGGAGGCAATGTGCTTACTGCGAGCACTGGTGCGTCATCAACGGCTGTTAGCTTTGCTTTGGTGGTAAACCCCAGCACAACTGAATCACTAAGCTACACTGCATTGGATGGTAGTGGGCAAAGAACAATCGGGACAGAGACTTTCGATGTATATTTCGACAACACAATAGTGGGGACCGATCCAGATGGTTTCGATTTTCTTTCCGCAGCTAATTATACGCCGGCCGATGGGCTTGGTGCGTTGGGTTGGTTTACTGGGTCAGCGGCGGATATTGATTACACATTCGATAATTTGGTAGTGACTTCGTTGATTCCAGAACCTTCAACCTATGGTGCAATTTTAGGTGCTGGTGCTTTGGCGCTTTGCATTTATATGCGCCGCCGTTCGAAGTGCACTCGGGTATGA
- a CDS encoding polysaccharide deacetylase family protein, translating to MKQASTTFAFTLMAISMIQLSQAENTPQWRGANPLDMRVYDQEFTVEYESEEMARNSKLTILPLPGGKEWAFSSRWDDNRKDNVRMRELMAKHGYRGTFYLNSEKYNTHGGRDNYGDEYARSLIEDGFSIGGHTMTHPYFDKIPMNDLWWEIMAIRVERESAIDKPISSFAFPYGIFESKTDPLLYGDVSEALFRAGYHHNVYAWYVKKEKGVEPEAVSSVALIKPGDRNTSVEQFDFWVNKYLNAPWMKNLHPNMSLGIHVWMQGDDWEAIEAGLEKYANRSDWWYCNQNEFAAYRYQFHHSELSEVAQDGKMVTYRIRRPLPADLGDMTPLSLKADGIVAVRGASVAHETFDHNEDTFILLEHDPMRGLPDAISVFDNEDNQIQDESEATVSGVHTWLQYMPAGNQLRLVLSNHGKDQVTDLHIHLRLPLCYELGNMRLDLSDIAAGGVSEKIIDLPDLVSNERYLEGLQYFVAECEFTAGDKYERVYATTRASVNSHLSQH from the coding sequence ATGAAGCAAGCATCCACAACTTTTGCTTTTACCCTTATGGCCATTTCGATGATTCAGTTGTCGCAAGCTGAGAATACGCCCCAATGGAGGGGGGCGAATCCTCTCGATATGCGAGTCTATGATCAGGAGTTTACGGTGGAGTATGAATCCGAGGAGATGGCACGAAACAGCAAGTTGACGATCTTGCCTTTACCAGGGGGAAAAGAATGGGCCTTTTCGTCTCGTTGGGATGATAATCGCAAGGACAATGTTCGGATGCGGGAGTTGATGGCAAAACATGGCTATCGGGGTACTTTTTATTTAAATAGCGAGAAATACAATACTCATGGAGGACGGGATAATTATGGAGATGAGTATGCACGCTCTTTAATTGAAGATGGATTCAGTATCGGTGGTCATACTATGACTCATCCGTATTTTGATAAAATTCCCATGAATGATCTTTGGTGGGAAATCATGGCCATTAGGGTTGAACGGGAATCCGCCATAGATAAACCGATATCATCGTTTGCTTTTCCTTATGGTATTTTTGAAAGTAAAACAGATCCACTTCTCTATGGTGATGTGAGTGAGGCCCTCTTTCGAGCAGGCTACCATCATAACGTCTACGCGTGGTATGTGAAAAAGGAAAAAGGGGTTGAGCCTGAGGCTGTCTCATCTGTTGCTTTGATAAAACCAGGGGATCGTAACACCTCTGTGGAGCAGTTTGATTTTTGGGTGAACAAGTATTTGAACGCTCCGTGGATGAAGAATCTTCACCCGAATATGAGTCTTGGCATTCATGTGTGGATGCAGGGAGATGATTGGGAAGCAATCGAAGCAGGTCTTGAAAAGTATGCCAATCGGAGTGACTGGTGGTATTGTAACCAGAATGAATTCGCAGCATATCGTTATCAGTTTCATCATTCGGAGTTATCGGAAGTGGCACAGGATGGGAAGATGGTGACTTATCGTATTCGTCGTCCTTTGCCTGCTGACTTAGGAGATATGACGCCTTTGTCTTTGAAGGCTGACGGAATTGTAGCTGTGCGTGGAGCCAGTGTGGCACATGAAACTTTTGACCATAATGAAGATACTTTCATTTTGCTTGAGCATGACCCGATGCGTGGACTGCCGGATGCTATCTCAGTGTTCGATAATGAAGATAATCAGATACAGGACGAGAGCGAGGCCACGGTTTCAGGTGTCCACACCTGGCTTCAGTACATGCCAGCTGGAAATCAATTGAGGTTGGTTTTGAGTAATCATGGAAAAGACCAAGTAACCGATTTGCATATTCATTTGCGTTTGCCCCTTTGCTACGAGCTTGGAAATATGCGGCTCGACCTATCTGATATTGCTGCAGGTGGAGTCAGTGAGAAAATAATTGATCTTCCGGATCTGGTTTCAAATGAACGCTACTTGGAAGGCTTGCAGTATTTTGTTGCCGAATGCGAGTTCACAGCTGGCGATAAATACGAACGTGTTTATGCGACGACACGAGCGAGTGTTAATAGTCATTTGTCTCAGCACTAA
- a CDS encoding polysaccharide lyase yields the protein MRKCLLFLLATNLMMLTVHSVTYNIRDVWFNNWAPWSYYTANEVAVDFGNYYSYVSPTNKIQINNVGQLRFHMPQGKVGIFETGGSFLSRLTPKNAFNLEYRVKFDGGGGRDYDWTRGGKLPGLGGGVVYSGGNPATAGDGFSVRLQFSDGGSTGVPGQGYISPYVYYKDQPNQYGDGFGQYIPIADNVWNTIKVYVKVNTGSNANGVLAIYLNGALVFYKSDLRYVTNGTKVDMLYFSCFHGGTGAAWTPSQNQDVLFDNVMIRGF from the coding sequence ATGAGAAAATGTCTATTATTCCTGTTGGCGACAAATTTGATGATGCTGACGGTGCATTCTGTTACGTACAATATTCGGGATGTCTGGTTTAATAACTGGGCCCCATGGAGCTATTATACTGCGAATGAAGTCGCTGTTGATTTTGGCAATTACTATTCGTATGTCAGCCCGACTAATAAAATCCAGATCAATAATGTAGGGCAGTTGCGTTTTCATATGCCCCAGGGCAAAGTCGGTATTTTTGAAACGGGAGGTTCATTTCTTTCACGTTTGACGCCCAAGAATGCATTCAATCTTGAGTACCGTGTGAAGTTTGATGGTGGCGGTGGTCGTGATTATGACTGGACGCGAGGCGGTAAACTTCCAGGCCTCGGCGGAGGTGTCGTTTATTCGGGAGGCAACCCAGCCACTGCGGGTGATGGTTTTAGTGTCAGGTTACAGTTTAGTGATGGAGGTAGCACCGGGGTCCCCGGGCAAGGATATATCTCACCCTATGTTTACTACAAGGATCAGCCAAACCAGTATGGTGATGGATTTGGGCAATATATTCCGATTGCGGACAACGTCTGGAACACGATAAAAGTGTACGTCAAAGTCAATACTGGCAGCAACGCGAATGGAGTGCTGGCCATTTATCTCAATGGTGCACTCGTTTTCTATAAATCTGATTTACGTTATGTAACGAATGGCACGAAGGTGGATATGCTCTATTTCTCGTGCTTCCATGGTGGAACAGGGGCTGCCTGGACGCCTAGTCAAAATCAGGATGTTCTGTTTGATAATGTAATGATTCGCGGTTTTTAG
- a CDS encoding family 20 glycosylhydrolase yields MIHSLPFRSLGDNRVCQFLTPYPQRIRANGKSTALLGAKFQVVASHNLSEQKCWFLSELSKIWNVPLALNEDSNAFIVSIKIEDNDRKPESYHLSIQTDSATITGQDAVGLFYGMQTFLQLVGFCQQSIPLVEIFDWPSFPVRSVMLDLGRGVYSKKLIQRCIRIMARLKLNSLHLHLYDDQLSGIRLNNLPIGHENPGALSIAELTEIIAYAREFHISVCPEMESWGHVGSLLYHFPECYGAPGMWEGSSLGIGEKSFQLLTGIYEEIIPALETKSMIHLGLDEAKWSLLPEAEKDKDLNPEWLISHLHDLVTKIGNQNNKQLTVCLWADHGGRPIPKHLRKEVIVQPWAYFELQGKEIREKVKRYSETEETRFIMGAGQSSVHFNGTYGATRTWCQEGSKASNCMGVNLCLWESNTLDKHLVTIFGGSDFAWNARKGYSPPSLKADPFREISQAQVGSRMLSWQSIFEDGNEANILADRGDAVFRGYYISGSKSGQPVAPTVTQMEGNRTDNVTA; encoded by the coding sequence ATGATTCATTCGCTCCCGTTTCGTTCGTTAGGTGACAACCGAGTATGTCAGTTCTTAACTCCATACCCACAGCGAATAAGAGCAAATGGTAAAAGCACAGCCCTTCTCGGCGCCAAGTTCCAAGTGGTTGCCAGCCATAACCTTTCTGAGCAAAAATGCTGGTTTCTATCAGAACTTTCCAAAATCTGGAATGTTCCACTCGCCCTCAATGAAGATTCCAATGCTTTTATTGTCTCAATAAAAATAGAAGACAATGATCGCAAGCCTGAGTCTTATCATCTCTCTATTCAGACAGACTCTGCAACGATCACGGGGCAGGATGCAGTTGGATTATTCTATGGAATGCAGACCTTTCTCCAGCTGGTGGGATTCTGCCAGCAAAGCATTCCGCTGGTTGAGATCTTCGATTGGCCCAGTTTTCCAGTGCGATCCGTGATGCTTGATTTGGGACGAGGGGTTTACTCCAAGAAGCTCATACAACGCTGCATCAGAATCATGGCGCGCCTCAAACTGAATTCACTTCATCTACATCTCTATGACGATCAATTGTCAGGAATTCGCTTAAACAATTTACCAATTGGACATGAAAATCCTGGCGCATTGTCCATTGCCGAGCTTACAGAGATCATCGCTTACGCCAGAGAATTTCATATATCCGTGTGCCCGGAAATGGAATCATGGGGGCATGTTGGTTCCCTGCTTTATCATTTCCCGGAGTGTTACGGTGCACCTGGGATGTGGGAAGGCAGCTCTCTCGGGATTGGCGAAAAGTCTTTTCAACTTCTAACGGGAATTTACGAAGAAATCATACCTGCACTTGAAACCAAGAGTATGATTCACCTGGGACTTGATGAGGCAAAGTGGTCATTATTACCAGAGGCCGAAAAGGACAAAGATCTTAATCCCGAATGGCTGATCAGCCACCTCCACGACCTTGTAACCAAAATTGGAAATCAAAATAATAAACAGCTAACTGTTTGCCTATGGGCTGATCATGGCGGTCGCCCAATCCCCAAGCATCTACGCAAGGAAGTCATCGTCCAGCCATGGGCTTACTTCGAATTGCAGGGAAAAGAAATCCGGGAGAAGGTAAAGCGATATTCTGAAACTGAGGAAACTCGTTTTATCATGGGTGCAGGTCAAAGCTCGGTTCATTTCAACGGTACTTACGGCGCAACACGAACGTGGTGCCAGGAAGGCAGCAAGGCATCGAACTGCATGGGTGTAAATCTGTGCCTCTGGGAAAGCAATACCCTGGACAAGCATCTCGTGACCATTTTTGGTGGAAGCGATTTTGCCTGGAACGCTCGTAAAGGCTACTCACCTCCCAGCTTAAAAGCCGACCCCTTTCGGGAGATATCTCAAGCTCAAGTCGGCAGCAGAATGCTTAGCTGGCAAAGCATTTTCGAAGATGGGAATGAAGCAAATATACTGGCAGATCGCGGAGATGCAGTATTCCGCGGATACTATATTTCGGGATCAAAATCAGGGCAACCCGTTGCCCCTACAGTCACACAGATGGAAGGCAATCGCACAGACAATGTAACTGCGTAG
- a CDS encoding AraC family transcriptional regulator has protein sequence MIIPKAAGHYLGKPIEPSEGPYFQLSGAAYWIDDGVGVYGSYIYNALEPAVHWIYTLEGNALLETNNGTHLLQPGHSLAFTVPCQAKIIRAEPEMLWKHLVFYFHGEWAIDFFDSSIREYGNYHALDPNGAVIREAINLIDELVAGHLTNQHMISAKGYSWSIKWHEGLSSIFDEHAAEKKHLISSSPLLGSGQKSVNELAQSLGYSERHISRMLKKMWNKTPGKILKNNRLEKAKRLLGQPGLQVSEIAKQVGYKNSSSFIRAFKRAYGKTPRQFANSI, from the coding sequence ATGATTATCCCCAAGGCAGCTGGGCATTATTTGGGAAAGCCAATCGAACCAAGTGAAGGTCCATATTTTCAGCTTTCCGGGGCGGCTTATTGGATCGATGACGGAGTGGGCGTTTATGGAAGTTACATTTACAATGCGCTGGAGCCGGCAGTCCACTGGATATACACGCTTGAGGGGAATGCACTTCTTGAAACAAACAATGGCACTCACTTGCTTCAGCCAGGCCACAGCCTTGCCTTTACTGTCCCCTGTCAGGCAAAGATCATACGAGCAGAACCGGAGATGCTTTGGAAGCATCTTGTATTCTATTTCCATGGCGAGTGGGCTATAGATTTTTTCGATAGCAGTATCCGTGAATACGGTAATTACCATGCACTCGATCCCAATGGGGCTGTCATTCGTGAGGCAATCAATCTCATTGATGAACTAGTCGCCGGGCACCTGACTAATCAACACATGATCTCTGCCAAGGGTTATTCATGGAGCATAAAATGGCATGAAGGACTCTCATCCATATTTGATGAACATGCAGCTGAGAAAAAACATCTAATTTCTTCCTCACCTCTTCTTGGTTCAGGACAAAAGTCTGTCAATGAGCTGGCACAATCACTTGGTTATTCTGAGCGTCATATTTCCCGGATGCTGAAAAAGATGTGGAATAAAACCCCAGGTAAAATACTAAAAAATAATCGTTTGGAAAAAGCCAAGCGCTTACTTGGACAACCCGGCCTCCAGGTTTCAGAGATAGCCAAACAAGTTGGCTACAAGAACTCATCCTCATTTATTCGTGCTTTTAAGCGAGCCTACGGCAAGACGCCTCGACAATTTGCAAACAGTATATAG
- a CDS encoding AraC family transcriptional regulator, translating into MRIFPHFGHWRSGKVRQPLLPHKDPGLELVYLANGEVSWDYDGAEVMVPAGHLSFSWPWEIHGANDIRLPSVELYWLLIPLWGRLSPNSRSMKLMPELGLSIEEASAVTTWLKGHESHVLKTNSEFRKCFPLLIKALQLNDGNYDLRARGLFFLSMAELLKSTQVSRKNDGESAKLARVQTYWEETVIQKLDAHLPLEEMASSCDMGRTCFTELTKKLFGGSPVRVLTRKRTDLAKHLLAESDASITEIAFQCGFNSSQHFATVFKAYTEMTPSDYRRQLD; encoded by the coding sequence ATGCGGATTTTTCCACATTTTGGACATTGGAGATCGGGCAAAGTCAGGCAGCCGCTGCTTCCTCACAAGGATCCAGGTTTGGAGTTGGTTTATCTGGCCAATGGTGAAGTGAGCTGGGATTACGATGGCGCGGAAGTTATGGTTCCCGCCGGACATTTGTCGTTTTCATGGCCTTGGGAGATCCATGGGGCAAATGACATCCGCCTTCCGTCGGTCGAGTTGTATTGGCTTTTGATTCCATTGTGGGGACGGCTTTCACCGAATAGTCGAAGTATGAAATTAATGCCGGAGTTGGGACTGTCGATTGAAGAAGCCAGTGCGGTTACGACATGGTTGAAAGGGCATGAGAGTCATGTCCTCAAAACGAATTCCGAATTCCGCAAGTGCTTCCCTTTGTTGATTAAAGCACTGCAGCTCAACGATGGGAATTATGATTTAAGAGCCCGAGGATTGTTTTTTCTATCAATGGCTGAGCTTTTGAAATCGACCCAGGTTTCGAGGAAGAATGATGGTGAGTCAGCCAAGCTCGCCCGCGTGCAGACTTACTGGGAGGAAACGGTGATTCAGAAGTTAGATGCCCATCTGCCTTTGGAGGAAATGGCTTCCAGTTGTGATATGGGGCGCACCTGCTTTACGGAATTAACTAAGAAACTTTTTGGAGGCAGTCCGGTTCGTGTGCTTACGCGAAAGCGGACCGACCTCGCCAAGCACTTACTGGCGGAAAGCGATGCGTCGATTACTGAAATTGCTTTTCAGTGTGGTTTTAACTCCAGTCAGCACTTCGCCACCGTCTTTAAAGCTTACACTGAGATGACTCCATCGGATTATCGCAGGCAGCTTGATTGA